The proteins below come from a single Serratia ficaria genomic window:
- the dcuC gene encoding anaerobic C4-dicarboxylate transporter DcuC — translation MIELLIGAAVAAGVGRYIIKGYSATGVLLVGGLLLLAISALMGKRLLPAGATSTGWSATDIIEYVKILLMSRGGDLGMMIMMLCGFAAYMTHIGANDVVVKLASRPLQMINSPYLLMVAAYFVACLMSLAVSSATGLGVLLMATLFPLMVNVGISRGAAAAICASPAAIILAPTSGDVVLAAKAAEMPLVDFAFKTTLPISIAAIVCMAVAHYFWQRHLDRKNDEQHHIMDVSEITTHAPGFYAILPFTPILGVLVFDGKWGPELHIITVLVGCMLLAALIEFARSFSAKQVFSGLEVAYRGMADAFASVVMLLVAAGVFAQGLSTVGFISGLIGLAQSFGTGGLIMMLVLVVITMLAAMTTGSGNAPFYAFVELIPKLAAQMGVNPAYLVIPMLQASNLGRTLSPVSGVVVAVSGMAKISPFEVVKRTSVPVIVGLIVVIVATELLVPQHP, via the coding sequence ATGATAGAACTTCTGATTGGCGCCGCAGTGGCGGCCGGCGTTGGCCGCTATATCATCAAAGGCTATTCGGCGACCGGGGTTCTGCTGGTGGGCGGCCTGCTGTTGCTGGCCATCAGCGCCCTGATGGGGAAAAGGCTGCTGCCGGCCGGCGCGACCTCGACCGGCTGGAGCGCCACCGATATCATCGAGTACGTCAAAATCCTGCTGATGAGCCGCGGCGGCGACCTTGGCATGATGATCATGATGCTGTGCGGATTCGCCGCGTACATGACGCATATCGGCGCCAACGACGTGGTGGTGAAGCTGGCTTCGCGGCCGCTGCAGATGATCAACTCCCCCTATCTGCTGATGGTGGCGGCCTACTTTGTCGCCTGCCTGATGTCGTTGGCGGTGTCTTCCGCCACCGGACTGGGGGTGCTGCTGATGGCGACGCTGTTCCCGCTGATGGTTAACGTCGGCATCAGCCGCGGCGCCGCGGCCGCCATTTGCGCCTCACCGGCCGCCATTATTCTGGCGCCCACCTCGGGCGACGTGGTGCTGGCCGCCAAGGCGGCGGAGATGCCGCTGGTCGATTTCGCCTTTAAAACCACCTTGCCGATCTCGATTGCGGCCATCGTCTGCATGGCGGTCGCGCATTATTTCTGGCAGCGCCACCTCGACAGAAAGAACGATGAACAGCATCACATCATGGACGTCAGCGAAATCACCACGCATGCGCCGGGCTTCTACGCCATTTTGCCGTTTACCCCGATCCTCGGCGTGCTGGTATTCGACGGCAAGTGGGGGCCGGAGCTGCATATCATTACGGTGCTGGTCGGCTGCATGCTGCTGGCGGCGCTGATCGAGTTCGCGCGCAGCTTCAGCGCCAAACAGGTATTCAGCGGATTGGAAGTGGCCTACCGCGGCATGGCGGATGCCTTCGCCAGCGTGGTGATGCTGCTGGTGGCGGCGGGCGTATTCGCCCAGGGGTTGAGCACCGTCGGCTTTATCAGCGGCCTGATCGGCCTGGCCCAGTCGTTTGGCACCGGCGGCCTGATTATGATGCTGGTGCTGGTGGTGATTACCATGCTGGCGGCGATGACGACCGGTTCCGGCAATGCCCCTTTCTACGCCTTTGTGGAGCTGATCCCCAAACTGGCGGCGCAAATGGGCGTCAACCCGGCTTATCTGGTGATCCCGATGCTGCAGGCTTCCAACCTGGGGCGCACGCTGTCGCCGGTTTCCGGCGTGGTGGTGGCGGTGTCCGGCATGGCGAAAATTTCACCCTTTGAGGTGGTGAAACGCACGTCGGTGCCGGTGATAGTCGGTTTGATCGTGGTGATTGTGGCGACGGAGCTGCTGGTTCCGCAGCATCCGTAA
- the asmA gene encoding outer membrane assembly protein AsmA, translating to MRRLLTTLVILLVVLVAGMSALVLLVNPNDFRAYMVKKVEQKSGYQLTLEGDLRWHIWPQLSILAGRMTLTAPGAQAPVVSADNMRLDVKLLPLLSHQLFVKQVMLKNAVVRLTPDSEEQSNVDAPIAPAGKGGESVDTPWKFDIDNLRVVDSLLIWQRADNEQINVRDINLSLQQNDKRQAQMELSSRVNRDQRDLTFTLAADIDLQQYPRQIGAKVTRFNYQLAGADILNGGIKGEGSAEVAYQQTPRKIALNQLNVSANDSQFAGDVSASLDDIPTYVLNLTSSHLDLDALSGWQSSAGSPEQRQTMTFAPVIASQADDRQQNLDALHDFNAQLNLQAAQLTYRGLSIAQLDVQADNQHGLLTLHKLSGQVAGGDFSLPGSLDARGAKPVIAVQPVVKQVELGTVLKAFDMPQVMTGKFSLQGELTGDRLTAQSFEHRWRGTARLAMQDAQLHGLNIQQLIQQAVARNDASVRGQDQYPRYTEVKQLAAQASLAQGTVKISEMNAESSLLNLNGGGTVDMPGKQCDMALNVRVTGGWQGRGELIEQLQKTPIPLRVYGPWNQLNYQLQVDQVLRKTLQNRAKDALNKWAEKNKESREGQDLKKLLDKL from the coding sequence ATGAGAAGACTACTGACGACATTGGTGATTTTGCTGGTTGTGTTGGTTGCGGGAATGTCCGCGCTGGTGCTGTTGGTGAATCCGAATGATTTTCGCGCTTATATGGTCAAGAAGGTCGAGCAGAAAAGCGGTTATCAGCTGACGCTCGAAGGCGACCTGCGCTGGCACATCTGGCCGCAGTTGAGCATTTTGGCCGGCCGTATGACGCTGACTGCGCCGGGCGCCCAGGCGCCGGTGGTGAGCGCTGACAACATGCGCCTCGACGTCAAGCTGTTGCCGCTGTTGTCGCACCAGCTGTTTGTCAAACAGGTGATGCTGAAGAACGCCGTCGTTCGCCTCACCCCGGACAGCGAAGAGCAATCCAACGTCGACGCGCCCATCGCGCCGGCCGGCAAAGGCGGCGAGTCCGTGGACACGCCGTGGAAATTCGACATCGATAATCTGCGGGTGGTGGACAGCCTGCTGATTTGGCAGCGGGCCGATAACGAGCAGATCAACGTCAGGGACATCAACCTCAGCCTGCAGCAAAATGACAAGCGTCAGGCGCAGATGGAGCTGTCCAGCCGGGTGAATCGCGATCAGCGCGATTTGACCTTCACCCTGGCGGCCGATATCGATCTGCAGCAATACCCACGCCAGATCGGCGCTAAGGTGACCCGGTTCAATTACCAGCTGGCGGGCGCCGACATCCTGAACGGCGGCATCAAAGGCGAGGGCAGCGCCGAGGTGGCCTATCAGCAAACGCCGCGGAAAATCGCGCTCAACCAACTGAACGTCAGCGCCAATGACAGCCAGTTTGCCGGCGATGTCAGCGCCAGCCTGGATGACATCCCCACCTACGTGCTGAATCTGACGTCGTCCCATCTCGATCTCGATGCGCTCTCCGGCTGGCAGTCCAGCGCCGGCTCGCCGGAACAGCGCCAGACGATGACCTTCGCGCCGGTGATCGCCAGCCAGGCGGACGATCGGCAACAAAATCTCGACGCGCTGCACGATTTCAATGCGCAGCTCAATCTGCAGGCCGCCCAACTGACCTATCGCGGCCTGAGCATCGCCCAACTAGACGTTCAGGCCGACAACCAGCATGGGCTGTTGACGCTGCATAAACTTTCGGGCCAGGTGGCCGGCGGGGATTTCTCTCTGCCCGGCTCGCTGGATGCGCGCGGCGCCAAACCGGTTATCGCGGTGCAGCCGGTGGTGAAGCAGGTTGAACTGGGCACGGTGCTCAAGGCCTTTGACATGCCGCAGGTGATGACCGGCAAGTTCAGCCTGCAAGGGGAGCTGACCGGCGATCGCCTGACGGCGCAGTCTTTTGAACATCGTTGGCGCGGCACCGCCCGCTTGGCGATGCAGGACGCGCAGCTGCACGGCCTGAATATTCAGCAGCTGATTCAGCAGGCGGTGGCGCGCAACGACGCCAGCGTGCGCGGGCAGGACCAATATCCGCGTTATACCGAGGTTAAACAGCTGGCGGCGCAGGCCAGCCTGGCGCAGGGGACGGTCAAAATCAGCGAGATGAACGCGGAGTCTTCGCTGCTGAATCTGAACGGCGGCGGCACCGTCGATATGCCGGGCAAGCAGTGCGACATGGCGCTCAACGTACGGGTGACCGGCGGTTGGCAGGGGCGCGGCGAACTGATCGAGCAGCTGCAGAAAACGCCGATCCCGTTACGGGTATATGGCCCATGGAACCAGCTTAACTATCAGCTGCAGGTCGATCAGGTGCTGCGCAAGACGCTGCAGAACCGGGCCAAGGATGCGTTGAACAAATGGGCCGAAAAGAACAAGGAATCGCGCGAAGGCCAGGACCTGAAAAAACTGCTCGATAAGCTTTAA
- the dcd gene encoding dCTP deaminase: MRLCDRDIEAWLDSEKLVISPRPPIERINGATVDVRLGNQFRVFRGHTAAFIDLSGPKDEVSAALDRVMSDEIVLPEGEAFFLHPGELALAVTLESVTLPNDLVGWLDGRSSLARLGLMVHVTAHRIDPGWQGRIVLEFYNSGKLPLALRPGMLIGALSFEPLSGPADRPYNSRQDAKYRDQQGAVASRIDKD; this comes from the coding sequence ATGAGACTGTGCGACCGCGATATAGAAGCCTGGCTGGATAGCGAAAAACTGGTGATTTCACCGCGTCCGCCGATTGAGCGCATTAACGGGGCCACAGTGGATGTCCGTTTGGGCAACCAGTTCCGCGTGTTTCGCGGCCATACCGCCGCCTTTATCGATCTTAGCGGGCCAAAAGACGAAGTCAGCGCCGCGCTGGACCGCGTGATGAGCGATGAAATCGTGCTGCCGGAAGGCGAGGCTTTCTTCCTGCACCCGGGGGAATTGGCGTTGGCGGTTACGCTCGAGTCCGTGACGCTGCCGAACGATTTGGTCGGCTGGCTGGACGGCCGCTCTTCGCTGGCGCGCCTGGGGCTGATGGTGCACGTCACCGCACACCGCATCGATCCCGGCTGGCAGGGCCGTATCGTGCTGGAGTTCTATAATTCAGGTAAGTTGCCGCTGGCGTTACGCCCGGGCATGTTGATCGGCGCGTTGAGTTTTGAACCCTTGTCCGGACCGGCCGACAGGCCATACAACAGCCGGCAGGATGCCAAATACCGCGATCAGCAGGGTGCAGTGGCCAGTCGAATCGACAAGGACTAA